The proteins below are encoded in one region of Coffea arabica cultivar ET-39 chromosome 4c, Coffea Arabica ET-39 HiFi, whole genome shotgun sequence:
- the LOC113739404 gene encoding glucan endo-1,3-beta-glucosidase 14-like, whose protein sequence is MEWYSAFFRPFKIMGFYSFGLCFLLLFNVFLSNVLMVHGFTGTYGVNYGRIADNLPPPATVAILLRAAKIKNIRIYDADHEVLKAFSGSGIEIIVGVGNENLKDMSVYPDNAVSWVKENVEPFLPGTSITGIAVGNEILGATDVELWEVLVPAVKNVYRALEQLHLSDKIEVSSPHSEAVFATTFPPSAGAFKESILPYMRPLLQFFSQIGSPFYINAYPFLAYINDPSHININYALAQRNPGIYDAKTNLHYDNMFEAQIDAAYAALEKVGHSKMPVVVSETGWASGGDANEPGATIKNAQTYNKNLRKRLLKKKGTPYRPKIPVRAYIFALFNEDLKPGPTSERNFGLFKPDGSISYNIGFKGLAPSSAHSLKDHRLGGFSLIHLIYATILVFHFI, encoded by the exons ATGGAGTGGTACTCAGCATTTTTTCGGCCTTTCAAGATAATGGGCTTCTACTCTTTTGGCCTCTGCTTCCTTCTTCTCTTCAATGTTTTCTTATCCAATG TGTTGATGGTGCATGGTTTTACGGGTACGTATGGAGTAAATTACGGTAGGATAGCTGACAACCTTCCACCACCAGCAACTGTTGCAATACTTCTCAGGGCAGCAAAGATAAAGAATATCAGAATCTACGACGCTGATCATGAAGTTTTGAAGGCCTTTTCAGGATCTGGAATTGAGATAATTGTTGGAGTGGGGAACGAGAATTTGAAAGACATGAGTGTGTATCCTGATAATGCTGTATCTTGGGTGAAGGAAAATGTCGAGCCATTCCTTCCAGGTACTAGTATAACAGGAATTGCAGTTGGGAACGAGATCCTTGGAGCTACTGATGTAGAACTCTGGGAAGTTCTAGTGCCTGCAGTAAAAAATGTATACCGTGCCCTCGAGCAGCTTCACCTGAGTGACAAAATTGAGGTCTCAAGCCCGCATTCAGAGGCTGTTTTCGCCACAACATTTCCCCCATCCGCAGGCGCATTTAAGGAAAGTATTCTGCCGTACATGAGACCACTTTTGCAGTTCTTTTCTCAAATTGGTTCTCCGTTCTATATAAATGCCTATCCATTTCTGGCCTACATCAACGACCCTTCACATATTAATATCAACTACGCACTCGCTCAACGAAATCCTGGTATTTATGATGCCAAAACCAATTTGCACTACGATAACATGTTTGAGGCTCAGATTGATGCAGCTTATGCTGCTTTGGAAAAGGTTGGGCACAGTAAGATGCCGGTTGTAGTTTCTGAAACTGGTTGGGCTTCAGGGGGAGATGCAAACGAGCCAGGAGCAACGATTAAAAATGCTCAGACTTACAACAAAAACTTGCGTAAGAGGCTTCTAAAGAAGAAGGGGACGCCTTACAGACCCAAGATACCTGTGAGGGCTTACATTTTTGCCCTGTTCAATGAGGACTTGAAGCCTGGTCCAACTTCTGAGAGAAACTTTGGATTGTTCAAACCTGATGGCAGCATTTCTTACAACATTGGATTCAAAGGGCTTGCACCTTCATCAGCACACTCTTTAAAG GATCATCGACTAGGTGGATTCTCACTGATTCACTTGATTTATGCAACAATACTGGTGTTTCACTTTATCTGA
- the LOC113739489 gene encoding pseudo histidine-containing phosphotransfer protein 6-like has protein sequence MLVLGAERLRLDMNRLLALLFHQGVLDEQFLQLQQLQDESSPNFVYEVVNIYFHESEKLLRNLRGLLLDKEFSDYKKMGIHLNQFIGSSSSIGAKRVRAVCVAFRAASEQNNRAGCLRALELLEHEYCYLKNKLRELFQMEQQRVLAAGVRYPMQN, from the exons ATGCTTGTTTTGGGGGCGGAGCGGTTACGACTAGACATGAACCGCTTGCTTGCGTTACTTTTCCACCAG GGGGTGCTCGATGAGCAGTTCTTGCAGCTTCAGCAACTGCAAGACGAGTCCTCTCCGAACTTCGTATACGAGGTTGTTAACATTTATTTCCACGAGTCCGAGAAGCTGTTGAGGAATCTTCGAGGATTGTT GCTGGATAAGGAGTTCTCGGATTACAAGAAGATGGGAATACATTTAAATCAATTTATAGGAAGCAGCTCAAGCATTGGTGCCAAAAGGGTCAGAGCTGTATGCGTCGCCTTTCGCGCTGCTTCTGAGCAGAATAACAGAGCTGG GTGTTTGAGAGCGTTGGAGTTGCTAGAACATGAGTACTGTTATCTCAAGAACAAACTCCGCGAACTCTTccag ATGGAACAACAGCGAGTATTAGCAGCTGGAGTCAGGTATCCAATGCAGAATTGA
- the LOC113738767 gene encoding protein LURP-one-related 12 — protein MRGCCAVVEDGFIYEEETHFTVLKTSLFFAGDGFTVYDCKGQLVFRVDTYGPDSDKSELVLMDASGKCLLTVRRKRPSLHQRWEGFLGERVEGQKPIFSVRRSSMIGRSGLTVDMYNNSGEEYHIEGSYAQRCCTFFNAEKESVAEIRRKVDASANVMLGKDVFSLSLRPGFDGAFAMGLVLVLDQIYGDDEVVVDDNSKVTVQPTTEDAS, from the exons ATGAGGGGTTGTTGTGCAGTAGTAGAAGATGGGTTCATATACGAAGAAGAGACGCATTTCACAGTTCTCAAGACGTCCCTTTTCTTCGCCGGCGACGGCTTTACCGTGTATGACTGCAAAGGACAGCTGGTTTTCCGAGTTGATACCTACGGGCCCGACTCCGACAAGAGTGAGCTCGTTCTGATGGACGCTTCTGGGAAATGCCTCCTCACCGTCCGCCGCAAG AGGCCTAGCCTTCATCAGAGATGGGAAGGTTTCCTAGGAGAAAGGGTGGAGGGCCAGAAGCCAATTTTCAGCGTGCGTAGATCATCAATGATTGGACGGTCGGGATTGACGGTGGACATGTACAACAACTCCGGCGAGGAGTACCACATCGAGGGGTCCTATGCACAGAGGTGCTGCACATTCTTTAATGCGGAGAAGGAATCAGTGGCTGAGATTCGACGCAAAGTGGACGCTTCGGCGAATGTGATGCTTGGGAAGGACGTGTTCTCTCTTTCACTACGGCCTGGTTTCGATGGGGCCTTTGCCATGGGACTCGTCCTTGTACTCGATCAGATCTACGGTGATGACGAGGTTGTTGTTGATGACAACTCCAAGGTTACCGTGCAGCCCACCACCGAGGATGCTTCTTAA
- the LOC113740283 gene encoding umecyanin-like yields the protein MSKFGCMVVFCAFSAAMLQQGATAEVYVVGDSIGWAIPQNGAAAYTNWASGKNFKVGDILVFNFVTNQHDVQQVPKASYDACNSNNAIGGMITDGPANVTLSSTGAHYFICTFNGHCQAGQKLAISVSGSAGTPGANPPARTPAPATTPTAPPPPSNQPPGARAPTPSPAPKADGPSAATPTAVTTPPPAPPTSSSNALFAGLGFGIASVAVGLFV from the exons ATGAGCAAGTTTGGGTGCATGGTCGTTTTTTGTGCTTTTTCTGCAGCAATGCTGCAGCAAGGTGCAACAGCAGAGGTGTATGTGGTTGGGGATTCCATTGGGTGGGCTATCCCCCAAAATGGTGCTGCTGCTTACACCAACTGGGCTTCTGGTAAAAACTTCAAAGTCGGTGACATCCTAG TGTTCAACTTCGTCACCAACCAACACGATGTCCAACAAGTACCCAAGGCATCCTACGATGCATGCAATTCAAACAATGCAATAGGCGGCATGATCACGGATGGACCAGCAAATGTAACTCTCAGCTCCACCGGAGCTCATTACTTCATTTGCACTTTCAATGGCCATTGCCAAGCAGGTCAGAAGCTAGCCATTTCGGTGAGCGGCTCAGCTGGCACTCCAGGGGCCAATCCTCCCGCTAGGACCCCTGCTCCCGCAACGACTCCTACCGCTCCTCCTCCACCCTCTAACCAGCCGCCTGGTGCTCGTGCACCAACGCCTTCACCAGCTCCCAAAGCTGACGGACCTTCTGCTGCAACACCAACAGCCGTGACCACCCCACCACCAGCTCCTCCTACTTCATCCTCGAATGCTCTGTTTGCCGGCCTTGGTTTCGGCATTGCATCCGTTGCCGTGGGCCTTTTCGTCTAA